In Geotalea uraniireducens, one genomic interval encodes:
- the gspC gene encoding type II secretion system protein GspC — MKKIHLLTILLIILNSFAAARIAAGIVSYRLAHVVGKRPVLATSATTPASSESLTAFAPILEQGLFGKATQGKLTPVVVAAPAAGEQPVNQANLTLVGTAQGSYRETFALIRRASPPEERVFRLGESVFGLGPLVGVQKERAEIMAGGRRITLFTPTAAPTEPPAQQGGPPASPIAATQTAPGSFVIDQRALNAALDNIGQAMTDARLLPSVKDGKVEGFRVSEVKPAGVFGMVGIRNGDVLRSINDLPIDSPERAIQSLASLKGQSRIKLDLIRDGQPTTFTYDIR, encoded by the coding sequence ATGAAAAAAATTCATCTCCTCACCATCCTGCTCATCATCCTCAATTCCTTTGCCGCTGCCAGGATCGCTGCCGGCATCGTCTCCTACCGCCTTGCCCATGTCGTCGGCAAGCGCCCCGTCCTCGCCACCTCCGCGACAACGCCGGCCAGCAGCGAAAGTCTGACTGCCTTCGCACCGATCCTGGAACAAGGTCTTTTCGGCAAGGCCACCCAAGGGAAATTGACTCCGGTCGTCGTCGCCGCCCCCGCTGCCGGCGAACAACCGGTGAATCAAGCAAACCTGACCCTGGTCGGTACGGCCCAAGGCTCATACCGCGAGACATTTGCCCTTATCCGGCGTGCGTCCCCCCCGGAAGAGCGGGTTTTCCGCCTTGGGGAATCGGTCTTCGGCCTCGGCCCCCTGGTCGGAGTACAGAAGGAGCGTGCGGAAATCATGGCCGGGGGCCGGCGCATCACCCTCTTTACCCCTACCGCAGCCCCGACGGAACCCCCGGCTCAGCAGGGAGGACCGCCAGCATCGCCGATCGCGGCAACGCAGACGGCGCCAGGCAGCTTCGTCATCGATCAACGGGCACTTAACGCCGCTCTCGACAACATCGGCCAGGCAATGACCGACGCCCGGCTCCTCCCCAGCGTCAAGGATGGCAAGGTTGAGGGTTTCCGGGTTTCAGAGGTCAAGCCGGCCGGCGTTTTCGGGATGGTCGGAATCCGGAATGGCGACGTGCTGCGCAGCATCAACGATCTCCCCATCGATTCGCCCGAACGGGCGATCCAGTCGCTGGCCTCACTTAAGGGGCAAAGCAGGATAAAACTCGACCTTATCAGGGATGGTCAACCGACCACCTTTACGTATGACATCCGTTAG
- a CDS encoding DegQ family serine endoprotease, which produces MKLFPVRLLNWLAVAGALTLMTVANVSAKVIAPDFVALAEKLKPVVVNISTTKNPRPIKRFHRSPNQSADPFQDFFNRFFEDMPRQSQQQRSLGSGFIINDQGYILTNNHVVAGADEIKVRLSDGREFKGEVKGADDKLDLALVKINTKEHLPVAELGNSDDIKVGEWVLAIGNPFGLSQTVTAGIVSATGRVIGSGPYDDFIQTDASINPGNSGGPLFDADGKVIGINTAIIAGGQGIGFAIPINMAKDVIPQLEDKGKVIRGWLGVTVQPITPDLAKSFGLESDNGALVSDVVKDGPAAKAGLKSGDIVLEFAGRKIREVGELPRLVAATPVGKDVTMKIARDGKSQEVTVKIGRLADGSGEGNLKAAEVKFGMSVSELNKDLAARMGLKESSGVVVSGVQSGSVAEEAGILPGDIIREIGGRTIKTLSDYEQAMNSYKSGDVARFLLRRGDSNYFLAFRID; this is translated from the coding sequence ATGAAACTTTTTCCTGTGCGGCTTCTCAATTGGTTAGCCGTTGCCGGAGCCTTGACGCTCATGACGGTGGCGAACGTCTCGGCCAAAGTCATCGCCCCCGACTTCGTTGCGTTGGCCGAGAAACTCAAGCCGGTCGTCGTGAACATCAGTACCACCAAGAATCCCCGCCCCATTAAGCGATTTCACCGATCCCCCAATCAATCTGCCGACCCTTTCCAGGATTTCTTCAACCGCTTCTTCGAGGATATGCCCCGGCAATCCCAGCAGCAACGCAGTCTCGGTTCCGGTTTTATCATCAACGATCAAGGTTATATCCTGACCAACAATCATGTGGTCGCCGGTGCCGATGAAATCAAGGTCCGCCTGTCCGACGGCCGTGAATTCAAGGGCGAAGTGAAAGGCGCCGACGACAAGCTCGACCTCGCCTTGGTCAAGATCAATACGAAAGAGCATCTACCGGTTGCCGAACTGGGCAACAGCGACGATATCAAGGTGGGGGAATGGGTGCTGGCGATTGGCAATCCTTTCGGGCTTTCCCAGACCGTTACTGCCGGTATCGTCAGCGCTACCGGGCGGGTGATCGGTAGCGGGCCCTACGATGACTTCATTCAGACCGATGCTTCGATCAATCCCGGGAATTCCGGCGGACCGTTGTTCGATGCCGACGGAAAGGTGATCGGCATCAATACCGCCATTATTGCCGGGGGGCAGGGGATCGGTTTTGCAATCCCGATCAACATGGCTAAAGACGTTATTCCGCAGTTGGAAGATAAAGGGAAGGTGATTCGCGGCTGGCTGGGGGTTACGGTTCAGCCGATCACTCCTGACTTGGCAAAGTCTTTCGGCCTGGAGAGCGACAACGGTGCCCTGGTCTCTGATGTGGTCAAGGACGGCCCGGCTGCAAAAGCGGGGTTGAAAAGCGGCGATATCGTTCTTGAATTCGCTGGCAGAAAGATCCGCGAGGTGGGCGAACTGCCGCGGCTGGTTGCTGCTACCCCCGTTGGCAAGGATGTCACGATGAAGATTGCCCGTGACGGCAAATCTCAGGAAGTTACCGTTAAGATTGGCCGGTTGGCCGACGGCAGCGGCGAGGGAAACCTGAAGGCGGCCGAAGTGAAGTTCGGGATGAGCGTCAGCGAATTGAATAAAGACCTGGCTGCCCGAATGGGGCTAAAAGAGAGTTCGGGGGTAGTTGTCTCCGGTGTTCAATCGGGGAGCGTAGCCGAAGAGGCCGGCATCCTGCCCGGCGATATCATTCGGGAAATCGGTGGCCGGACTATCAAGACACTGAGCGATTACGAGCAGGCGATGAATTCATACAAATCCGGTGACGTGGCCCGATTCCTGTTGCGTCGTGGCGACAGCAACTACTTCCTGGCGTTCAGGATTGATTAA
- a CDS encoding pilus assembly FimT family protein — protein MRTSKAGTSSKTVPRWRAGFTLMELVVVIALLSLVTIMVVPRLSVSKAAELARAARELAATIRYLQDQAITTKSAYRLHLETGGSTITVRTVLADGSEGTPGEPILSQPLLTDGMSVADVFSQRAGKLADGEAMIDFGPGGIQDFTAIHLKDSAEEFYTIMIYPSSGKVTVTKGYQEAPQ, from the coding sequence ATGCGGACATCGAAAGCTGGAACCTCCAGTAAGACGGTTCCCCGGTGGAGGGCAGGCTTCACCCTGATGGAACTGGTGGTGGTCATCGCCCTGCTGTCGCTGGTAACGATCATGGTGGTGCCGCGACTTTCCGTTAGCAAGGCCGCCGAGCTTGCCCGGGCCGCCCGGGAACTGGCAGCGACCATCCGCTACCTGCAAGACCAGGCCATTACCACCAAGAGCGCCTATCGGCTGCATCTTGAAACCGGCGGCAGCACCATCACCGTCCGGACGGTGCTCGCCGACGGCTCGGAAGGAACTCCGGGCGAACCGATCCTCAGCCAGCCCCTGTTGACCGACGGGATGTCCGTTGCCGACGTCTTCAGCCAACGGGCCGGCAAGCTCGCTGACGGCGAGGCAATGATCGACTTCGGCCCCGGCGGGATCCAGGATTTCACGGCAATACATCTGAAAGACAGTGCCGAGGAGTTCTATACCATCATGATCTACCCCTCTTCCGGCAAGGTTACCGTAACCAAGGGGTACCAGGAGGCGCCGCAGTGA
- a CDS encoding type II secretion system protein GspJ, whose product MGKRGVSRLCASLGNSSSADQRGCRGFTLLEVLVALLLLTIVATALYTSYFTVVRARDRALANSEARREFEGTLDLLRREIAGVLFKSRDKRLHFVVEDRDVFGKPASNLDMTVIAPPRIGEQPGSDLLTVRYEIVEKDAALQLTRAASDLYLGIKPVPYPQIEELEGFLVECYDGGKWVRSWNTDLNPRLPEQVRITLTVKDGDKTANFVALARPRIR is encoded by the coding sequence ATGGGAAAAAGAGGAGTCTCGCGCTTGTGCGCTTCCTTGGGAAATAGCTCGTCGGCCGACCAGCGCGGATGCCGGGGATTCACCTTGCTTGAGGTTTTGGTGGCACTGCTCCTGCTGACCATCGTCGCCACTGCTCTCTATACGAGCTACTTCACGGTGGTCCGCGCCCGTGATCGGGCGCTGGCCAACAGCGAAGCGCGCCGGGAATTCGAGGGAACCCTTGATCTGTTGCGCCGCGAAATTGCCGGCGTCCTGTTCAAATCCCGGGACAAGCGGCTCCATTTCGTGGTGGAGGATCGTGACGTCTTCGGCAAACCGGCCTCGAACCTCGACATGACGGTCATCGCCCCGCCGCGAATCGGCGAACAGCCCGGCTCGGACCTGCTCACGGTTCGTTACGAGATAGTGGAAAAAGATGCCGCCCTGCAGCTGACGCGGGCAGCCAGCGACCTCTATCTCGGGATCAAACCGGTTCCCTACCCGCAGATTGAGGAACTGGAGGGTTTCCTGGTCGAATGCTACGACGGCGGCAAGTGGGTACGCAGTTGGAACACCGACCTGAATCCGCGGCTGCCGGAACAGGTCAGAATCACTCTGACGGTAAAGGATGGCGACAAGACCGCCAACTTCGTCGCTCTTGCCCGGCCGAGGATCCGATGA
- the gspE gene encoding type II secretion system ATPase GspE: MSEERTPQQVAERLGMPFLPEIEDGAADPALLAHLPLSFARGRLVLPLRESDGRVRIATGNPADLATLDELRAVYGRDVEAVACPAKVVLDAVNRLYARLGSSAQEVVEELEGEDLSVIATELSEPKDLLDLTEEAPVIRLLNSILSEAVKERASDIHIEPYERELEVRFRIDGILYRKLAPPKVVQEALVSRVKIMAGLNIAEKRLPQDGRIRVIVAGRDVDIRVSIIPTFFGERVVLRLLDKQKGLISLADIGLNEGGVRAMERLLSRTSGIILVTGPTGSGKSTTLYAALNRLNSPEKNIITIEDPIEYQVKGVGQIQVNPKIDLTFASGLRAILRQDPDIVMVGEIRDAETAEIAMQASLTGHLVLSTLHTNDSATAIARLIDMGIEPFMVASSLSAVMAQRLVRRICPHCREPYTPEREYAGFALPATLYRGRGCDHCFGIGSWGRIGIYELLPIDSEICSMIIKRTPAGVIKEYALSKGMRTLRDDGLIKAAAGLTTIEEVLRVTQEEYADLQV, encoded by the coding sequence ATGAGTGAAGAGCGTACCCCTCAACAGGTGGCGGAACGGCTCGGTATGCCGTTTCTGCCAGAGATCGAAGATGGCGCTGCCGACCCGGCGCTCCTTGCCCATCTCCCCTTAAGTTTTGCCCGGGGACGGCTGGTGCTGCCGCTGCGGGAGAGCGACGGCCGCGTGCGAATCGCCACCGGCAACCCGGCCGATCTGGCAACGCTCGACGAGCTGCGGGCAGTTTACGGTCGGGACGTCGAGGCAGTGGCCTGCCCGGCAAAAGTAGTTCTCGACGCCGTCAACCGTCTCTACGCCCGGCTCGGCAGTTCGGCCCAGGAAGTCGTCGAGGAGCTGGAAGGCGAAGACCTGTCGGTGATCGCCACTGAACTCTCCGAGCCGAAGGATCTCCTCGACCTGACCGAAGAGGCGCCGGTGATCCGGCTGCTCAACTCGATCCTCTCCGAAGCGGTCAAAGAGCGCGCCAGCGATATTCACATCGAGCCCTACGAACGGGAGCTGGAGGTCCGGTTCCGGATCGATGGCATCCTGTACCGCAAGCTTGCCCCACCCAAGGTAGTCCAGGAGGCGCTCGTCTCCCGGGTGAAAATCATGGCGGGGCTGAACATCGCCGAAAAGCGCCTTCCCCAGGACGGGCGGATCAGGGTGATCGTTGCCGGCCGGGATGTGGACATCCGCGTTTCGATCATCCCGACTTTTTTCGGCGAACGGGTCGTGCTCCGGCTGCTCGATAAACAGAAGGGCCTGATCTCTCTGGCCGATATCGGGCTCAACGAGGGGGGGGTCCGGGCCATGGAGCGGCTCCTGTCGCGAACCAGCGGCATCATTCTCGTCACCGGACCGACCGGCAGCGGCAAGTCGACCACCCTTTACGCCGCCCTCAACCGGCTCAACTCGCCCGAGAAAAACATCATCACCATCGAAGACCCGATCGAATACCAGGTCAAGGGGGTCGGCCAGATCCAGGTCAATCCGAAAATCGACCTCACCTTCGCCAGCGGGCTGCGGGCCATCCTCCGCCAGGACCCGGACATCGTGATGGTCGGCGAAATCCGTGATGCAGAAACGGCCGAGATCGCCATGCAGGCCTCGCTCACCGGCCACCTGGTTCTCTCCACCCTCCACACTAACGATTCGGCAACGGCCATCGCCCGGCTGATCGACATGGGGATTGAGCCGTTCATGGTTGCTTCCTCACTGTCGGCAGTAATGGCCCAGCGGCTGGTCCGGCGGATCTGCCCCCACTGCCGGGAACCATACACCCCGGAACGGGAATACGCGGGTTTCGCGCTGCCTGCGACCCTCTACCGCGGTCGGGGCTGCGATCACTGTTTCGGCATCGGGAGCTGGGGAAGGATCGGCATCTATGAATTGCTCCCCATCGATAGCGAAATCTGTTCGATGATTATCAAGCGGACCCCGGCAGGGGTTATCAAGGAGTACGCCCTCTCGAAGGGGATGCGCACCCTACGGGACGACGGCCTGATCAAGGCTGCCGCAGGCCTCACCACCATCGAGGAAGTGCTCAGGGTAACACAGGAAGAGTATGCCGACCTTCAGGTATAG
- a CDS encoding prepilin-type N-terminal cleavage/methylation domain-containing protein yields the protein MSRRPSATAGFTLLEVMIALAIIAAVVFTVIATINHHLDIMADDRSETLAVLLARQQLDGLDDKLDYPDKEDGTFAPDQPDYTWELRVTPTEIPGFRRAALTVFWDGKKRSLALVRFLGK from the coding sequence GTGAGCAGAAGACCGTCTGCCACAGCCGGCTTTACGCTTCTGGAAGTGATGATCGCCCTGGCCATTATCGCCGCCGTCGTCTTCACCGTCATCGCGACGATCAACCACCACCTCGACATCATGGCCGACGACCGGAGCGAGACACTGGCGGTCCTGCTGGCACGGCAGCAATTGGATGGCCTCGATGACAAGCTGGATTACCCGGACAAGGAAGACGGCACCTTCGCTCCCGACCAGCCGGATTACACATGGGAGCTCCGGGTCACCCCGACCGAGATCCCGGGCTTCCGCCGGGCAGCGCTGACCGTCTTCTGGGATGGGAAAAAGAGGAGTCTCGCGCTTGTGCGCTTCCTTGGGAAATAG
- the gspD gene encoding type II secretion system secretin GspD gives MRIASTLASAALILSLLAPAPSFAKGVVLNFNDVDIATMVKFISDLTGKNFIMDERVKGKISVYSPSKLSPDDAFNVFTSVLELKGFTTIPAGKVYKIVPTAMAKQSGTKIFTGKERPPVNDAYVARIIPLENIASQEAVPFLQPIVSRDGYLASFGANNMLLVVDSAFNIQKVMGILALIDTPQKREGAELVFLRNASADSVADVVREWLGDRSKTQRAPGQPATAASSSGAVVVPDSRLNALILFGSDSDKEDIKKLIAMVDVVPPTTSSKINVYYLENADATEVAKVLEGLVKGAPATTPTQPGTAAAAAAPQQSPFEGGKISITPDKATNSLVIMASPADYQNLLQVIEKLDKRRRQVFVQAVIAEVSLDKLKDLGMQLGITGGGISGNTAGAGAFDPFSFIGSGSDPQKTIYSVLQSLATGSNIQIAGNLKALATNGAVNVLSTPNILTSDNKEAEIFVGENVPFVTSNTTYSTGVAQTSNVERKDTGITLKITPQISEGEYVKLDIYQEISAVKSSKGDATDLVTTKRSAKTSVVVKDKQTVVIGGLIQDQDTETVNKIPVLGDIPLLGWLFKTKHKERVKTNLMIVLTPRIIRGADELAEVSATQKGKFSDAVKSDAPFSLEQQLKP, from the coding sequence ATGCGTATTGCGTCAACTCTTGCCTCAGCAGCGCTCATCCTCTCCTTGCTCGCGCCAGCCCCGTCTTTCGCCAAGGGGGTCGTTCTCAACTTCAACGACGTGGATATTGCCACAATGGTCAAGTTCATCAGCGACCTGACCGGCAAAAACTTCATCATGGACGAGCGGGTAAAAGGGAAGATCTCGGTCTATTCCCCGTCGAAGCTCTCGCCGGACGATGCTTTTAACGTCTTTACCTCGGTGCTGGAGTTGAAGGGGTTCACGACCATTCCTGCCGGCAAGGTCTACAAGATCGTCCCGACGGCAATGGCAAAGCAATCCGGGACGAAAATCTTTACCGGGAAGGAACGTCCGCCGGTCAATGACGCTTACGTGGCCCGCATCATCCCCCTGGAGAATATTGCCTCCCAGGAGGCCGTTCCCTTCCTGCAGCCGATCGTCTCCCGGGATGGCTATCTTGCCTCGTTCGGCGCCAACAACATGCTACTCGTGGTCGATTCGGCCTTCAACATCCAGAAAGTGATGGGAATCCTCGCCCTGATCGACACTCCCCAGAAACGGGAAGGCGCCGAGCTGGTCTTTCTCAGAAACGCCTCCGCCGACAGCGTTGCCGACGTGGTCCGCGAATGGCTTGGCGACCGGAGCAAAACACAACGAGCTCCCGGCCAGCCGGCGACGGCGGCCAGCTCCTCCGGTGCTGTCGTTGTGCCGGACAGCCGACTCAACGCCCTGATCCTGTTCGGTTCCGACAGCGACAAGGAAGACATCAAGAAGCTGATAGCAATGGTTGATGTCGTCCCCCCCACCACCAGCAGCAAAATCAATGTCTATTACCTGGAAAACGCCGACGCCACCGAGGTAGCCAAAGTCCTCGAAGGCCTAGTCAAGGGGGCACCGGCCACCACCCCCACCCAGCCGGGAACCGCAGCCGCTGCGGCCGCTCCCCAGCAGTCGCCGTTCGAAGGCGGGAAAATTTCGATCACCCCCGACAAGGCCACCAACTCGTTGGTGATCATGGCTTCGCCGGCCGATTACCAGAACCTGCTCCAGGTCATCGAAAAGCTCGACAAGCGGCGCCGCCAAGTCTTCGTCCAGGCGGTCATCGCCGAAGTCTCCCTCGACAAACTGAAAGACCTCGGGATGCAGCTTGGCATCACCGGCGGCGGCATCAGCGGCAATACCGCCGGTGCCGGCGCCTTCGACCCGTTCAGCTTCATCGGTTCAGGTTCAGACCCGCAGAAGACAATCTATAGTGTTCTACAATCCCTGGCCACTGGCTCCAATATCCAGATTGCAGGCAATCTCAAGGCACTCGCGACCAACGGCGCCGTCAACGTCCTCTCGACGCCGAACATTTTGACCTCCGACAACAAGGAAGCGGAAATCTTCGTCGGTGAGAACGTCCCCTTCGTCACCTCCAACACCACATACAGTACCGGCGTAGCCCAAACATCCAATGTCGAACGGAAAGATACCGGTATCACCCTCAAAATTACCCCGCAGATCAGCGAGGGCGAGTACGTCAAGCTCGACATCTACCAAGAGATTTCCGCCGTCAAGAGCAGTAAGGGTGATGCGACCGACCTGGTGACCACCAAACGGTCAGCCAAAACGTCGGTGGTGGTCAAGGACAAGCAGACCGTGGTGATCGGTGGGCTGATCCAGGACCAGGACACCGAAACGGTCAACAAGATCCCGGTTCTCGGCGATATCCCCCTGCTCGGCTGGCTCTTCAAGACCAAGCATAAAGAGCGGGTCAAGACCAACCTGATGATCGTCCTGACCCCCCGCATCATTCGCGGTGCCGATGAGCTGGCGGAGGTCTCGGCGACCCAGAAAGGGAAGTTCAGCGACGCGGTCAAATCGGATGCGCCGTTCAGCCTGGAGCAGCAGCTTAAGCCATGA
- the gspK gene encoding type II secretion system minor pseudopilin GspK, translating into MSVRNERGFALVLTLVVTALLIAVATEFIREAYVEMSFSRNYINQQQASLLAEGGIKGGMTLIRQFGNNTADPQFLALVGQPQQLDDERGTVSVTIEDEGGKLNLNAVTLPNGDPNSAYDAVEQRLLVLLGLPAELHDTLADWVDLNDAPLPDGAETNYYRSLPTPYSAKNGPFDTFGELGLVKGITPPILNGLRGYCTVYGPDYPININTAPAKVLLALDGDMNDTLVKEIIDRRNTKPFTSTGELSNLAGMDRIFPRISGIIRVSGTVYRLVAEASVGEVKRIAEAVVTTDGNYLYWREY; encoded by the coding sequence ATGAGCGTGCGCAACGAACGGGGCTTCGCCCTTGTCCTCACTCTGGTGGTGACAGCCCTGCTGATCGCCGTGGCAACCGAATTCATCCGTGAAGCCTATGTGGAGATGTCGTTCAGCCGGAACTACATCAATCAGCAGCAGGCGAGTCTGCTGGCCGAGGGGGGGATCAAGGGGGGAATGACCCTGATCCGCCAGTTCGGCAACAACACGGCCGACCCGCAGTTTCTCGCCCTCGTGGGACAGCCGCAGCAACTTGACGACGAGCGGGGAACAGTTTCGGTCACCATCGAGGATGAAGGCGGCAAACTGAATCTCAATGCCGTTACTTTGCCCAACGGTGATCCCAACTCCGCCTATGACGCTGTCGAACAGCGACTGCTGGTGTTACTCGGCCTGCCGGCGGAGCTGCACGACACGCTCGCCGACTGGGTGGATTTGAACGATGCGCCGCTCCCCGATGGGGCCGAAACGAATTACTACCGCTCGCTGCCGACGCCATACAGCGCCAAGAACGGACCGTTCGACACCTTCGGCGAGCTGGGGCTGGTCAAGGGGATCACCCCACCGATCCTGAATGGTCTGCGCGGTTACTGCACCGTTTACGGACCCGATTATCCGATCAACATCAACACGGCACCGGCCAAGGTCCTGCTGGCGCTTGACGGCGACATGAACGACACCCTGGTCAAAGAAATCATCGACCGCCGCAACACCAAGCCGTTCACCTCGACGGGAGAACTGAGCAACCTCGCCGGCATGGACCGTATTTTCCCCCGGATCAGCGGCATCATCCGGGTCAGCGGCACAGTCTACCGCCTGGTGGCGGAAGCATCGGTCGGAGAGGTAAAGCGGATCGCCGAAGCAGTCGTGACCACTGACGGCAACTATCTATACTGGAGAGAGTACTGA
- the gspF gene encoding type II secretion system inner membrane protein GspF, with the protein MPTFRYSAYTAGGRETSGTVEAESLKEAKLRLKHDGLFPRELAPAVDEQGPGRRALLTKGVGPAQLALMTRRLATLVGSQVPIYEAVTTLYDQEEPGELKKALGRIRERLAEGAPLARALALDPRIFSESYVAMVAAGEASGALDTILERLALFLEEQRAIQSKVTSSLAYPLLMIVVGSSVMFFLLTFVIPKIVTIFEDNKAVLPLITILLIKLSHFLRSFWWLVLAFGAGLVVLYRRAMQQERFRQRRDRLLLRLPLIGSLAKRLIMARFAKVLGLLLASGVPVIKALEITAEVVVNRVYRQALRGIATELAEGGSLSGALQGTRLFPPLLVHMVSVGEKGGELEEMLAKAGTAFEREFETAVSSLMTLLEPLLVLAMGVAVGLVVLAVLLPIFELNQLIR; encoded by the coding sequence ATGCCGACCTTCAGGTATAGTGCCTATACGGCAGGAGGCAGGGAAACCTCCGGGACCGTCGAGGCGGAGAGCCTGAAGGAGGCCAAGCTTCGCCTGAAGCACGACGGGCTCTTCCCCCGCGAGTTGGCCCCGGCGGTCGACGAACAGGGACCGGGTCGCCGCGCCCTGTTAACCAAAGGGGTCGGTCCCGCCCAGCTGGCCCTGATGACCCGCCGACTCGCCACCCTGGTCGGCTCGCAGGTGCCGATCTACGAAGCGGTCACCACGCTCTATGATCAGGAAGAGCCGGGCGAGCTAAAAAAGGCGCTGGGCCGCATTCGCGAACGTCTTGCCGAAGGGGCACCGCTGGCCCGGGCGCTGGCCCTTGACCCCCGCATCTTCAGCGAGAGTTATGTTGCCATGGTGGCGGCCGGCGAGGCGAGCGGCGCCCTCGACACGATTCTGGAGCGGCTGGCGCTTTTCCTGGAAGAACAGCGGGCTATCCAGAGCAAGGTAACCTCCTCCCTCGCCTATCCGCTGCTGATGATTGTGGTGGGCAGCAGTGTCATGTTCTTCCTGCTGACCTTCGTCATTCCAAAGATTGTCACCATATTCGAGGACAACAAGGCCGTCCTCCCTCTCATCACCATCCTGCTCATCAAGCTCAGTCATTTCCTCAGGAGCTTCTGGTGGCTGGTGCTCGCATTCGGTGCCGGGCTGGTCGTTCTGTACCGGCGCGCCATGCAGCAGGAACGGTTCCGTCAGCGGCGGGACCGGCTGTTGCTGCGACTGCCGCTGATCGGCAGTCTGGCCAAACGGTTGATCATGGCCCGCTTCGCCAAGGTACTCGGCCTACTCCTCGCCAGCGGAGTGCCGGTTATCAAGGCGCTGGAAATCACCGCCGAAGTGGTCGTTAACCGCGTCTACCGCCAAGCGCTCCGGGGAATTGCCACGGAACTGGCGGAAGGGGGCAGCCTGTCCGGTGCCCTGCAGGGAACGCGGCTTTTCCCCCCCCTGCTTGTGCACATGGTTTCGGTGGGTGAAAAAGGGGGAGAGCTGGAAGAGATGCTGGCCAAGGCCGGTACCGCCTTCGAGCGGGAATTCGAAACCGCCGTCTCCAGCTTGATGACCTTGCTGGAGCCGCTTCTCGTGCTCGCCATGGGGGTCGCGGTCGGGCTGGTGGTTTTGGCGGTGCTGCTCCCCATTTTCGAACTCAATCAACTCATACGTTAA
- the gspG gene encoding type II secretion system major pseudopilin GspG, which produces MYTPLRDKRGFTLIEIMVVIAILALLAALVAPKIIGRSDDAKIADTKVQIKNIETALKLYKLDNGNYPSTEQGLQALVTKPTVGIIPKNYRDGGYLESKKVPQDAWSNDFGYLSPGEHGDYDLYSLGADGVKGGEGKNADIESWNLQ; this is translated from the coding sequence ATGTACACCCCGTTACGTGACAAGCGCGGCTTCACCCTGATCGAGATTATGGTGGTTATCGCCATCCTGGCTTTGCTGGCAGCCCTGGTCGCCCCGAAGATCATCGGCCGCTCCGACGACGCCAAGATTGCCGATACCAAGGTCCAGATCAAGAACATCGAAACGGCACTCAAACTTTACAAACTGGATAACGGCAACTACCCTTCCACAGAGCAGGGACTTCAGGCGCTGGTCACCAAACCGACCGTCGGCATCATTCCAAAGAACTACCGGGACGGGGGATACCTGGAGAGCAAGAAAGTCCCCCAGGATGCCTGGAGCAATGACTTCGGGTATCTCTCCCCTGGCGAGCACGGCGATTACGACCTCTACTCCCTCGGAGCAGACGGGGTAAAAGGCGGCGAAGGAAAGAATGCGGACATCGAAAGCTGGAACCTCCAGTAA